A window of the Lates calcarifer isolate ASB-BC8 linkage group LG18, TLL_Latcal_v3, whole genome shotgun sequence genome harbors these coding sequences:
- the LOC108895866 gene encoding 23 kDa integral membrane protein, whose translation MARCRSYLRGLAICVTVLLMVSGVVMIGVGFSSTDGNIPVAQLSSSGDGLLVLQVFGPITVGLSVLGICAASLDLKPLLLVFSALIFVEFVALMVFASPLVQVQAQMDSAVDKVFLNVTPLHRTEDYIQNELKKLQASDSCCGLRSFEDWENRLPVSCLCTPPPPTSNLQLGSQPNNSSSEGPCVMVHGDHYPLTPQVTDKIWVHSEPCGPILKRYLSFPIKLRIGIISTFATIMMAAIALCLALGLEEYWKTPPVETTVDDYNRVKYQPKPTLT comes from the exons ATGGCTCGCTGCAGGAGTTACTTGCGAGGACTCGCcatttgtgtcactgtgttgcTAATG gtgtCTGGTGTGGTGATGATCGGCGTCGGATTTTCCTCCACTGATGGCAACATACCAGTGGCTCAG TTGTCCAGCAGTGGAGATGGGTTACTGGTCCTGCAGGTGTTTGGTCCAATTACAGTGGGTTTATCTGTTCTGGGCATCTGTGCTGCATCGTTGGACCTGAAacctctgctgctggtg TTTTCTGCTCTGATATTCGTGGAGTTCGTGGCTCTGATGGTTTTCGCCTCGCCGCTGGTTCAGGTTCAAGCTCAG ATGGACAGTGCTGTGGACAAGGTGTTCCTGAACGTGACTCCCCTCCATAGAACAGAAGATTACATTCAGAATGAATTAAAGAAACTCCAGGCCTCA GATTCTTGTTGTGGTTTGAGGAGTTTTGAAGACTGGGAGAATCGACTTCCTGTCTCCTGCCTCTGCACGcctccccctcccacctccAACCTGCAACTGgg CTCTCAGCCCAATAACTCCAGCTCAGAGGGGCCTTGCGTGATGGTACACGGTGACCATTACCCTCTGACCCCACAGGTCACAGATAAAATATGGGTACACTCTGAG CCCTGTGGTCCAATTCTAAAGAGGTACCTGAGCTTCCCCATCAAACTCAGGATAGGAATCATTTCAACCTTTGCCACCATCATG atgGCGGCCATTGCTCTGTGTCTGGCGTTGGGTCTGGAGGAATACTGGAAGACGCCTCCAGTAGAAACCACAGTGGATGACTACAACAGAGTGAAATACCAACCCAAACCCACCCTCACCTGA